A portion of the Hyalangium minutum genome contains these proteins:
- a CDS encoding sigma-54-dependent Fis family transcriptional regulator, with protein sequence MGEDGSTLRPSGIASGGNTSEGERVPGLLRLFTGEAPLAQALPLSGEALELGRGALLGEVQDPRMSRRHARVHFDGRHFHATDLGSQNGTFVDGEQIPANTPREVRRVLRMGDSLFVPSPDVAPLQKRGVTLVDGFVRGPVLQQLLAEVTRAAKLGFSLHIHGESGAGKEGVARTFHQHGPQSEGPFVAVNCATIPQGLAERLLFGARRGAYSGADDAEGYLQTAHGGTLFLDEVVELELAVQAKLLRALETREVLPLGALKAKKVEILVCSASNKDLRALVSSGKLREDLYFRIGRPQVTLPPLRQRPEELPLLLQRAVQQISPQLGLHVTLVEACLLRPWPGNVRELLVEARTAAQAALMHGATRVEARHLSQSAGTAFGPAAVAPAPSSEERRAPREETSRAKPVAPEEKARIEEALRQNGGNVAATARALGMHRTQLRRLLERHAISASAGGDSDEG encoded by the coding sequence ATGGGAGAGGACGGATCCACCCTGCGCCCCAGCGGGATCGCAAGCGGTGGGAATACCTCCGAGGGAGAGCGGGTCCCGGGCTTGCTGCGGCTGTTTACCGGCGAGGCGCCGTTGGCCCAGGCACTTCCGTTGAGCGGCGAGGCCCTGGAGCTGGGGCGCGGCGCTCTGCTCGGCGAGGTGCAGGACCCGCGCATGTCGCGCCGCCACGCGCGCGTCCACTTCGACGGACGGCACTTCCACGCCACGGATCTGGGCAGCCAGAACGGCACCTTCGTGGATGGGGAGCAGATCCCCGCCAATACCCCACGCGAGGTGCGGCGGGTCCTCCGCATGGGAGACTCGCTCTTCGTGCCCTCTCCGGACGTGGCCCCCCTGCAGAAGCGCGGCGTGACACTCGTGGATGGGTTCGTGCGGGGCCCGGTGCTCCAGCAGCTGCTGGCCGAGGTGACACGCGCGGCCAAGCTCGGGTTTTCCCTGCACATTCATGGCGAGAGCGGCGCGGGCAAGGAGGGCGTGGCGCGCACGTTCCACCAGCACGGCCCCCAGAGCGAGGGCCCCTTCGTGGCCGTCAACTGCGCCACCATTCCTCAGGGGCTCGCCGAGCGGCTCTTGTTCGGCGCTCGGCGCGGCGCCTACTCGGGAGCCGATGACGCCGAGGGCTACCTGCAGACGGCCCATGGCGGCACGCTGTTCCTCGACGAGGTGGTGGAGCTCGAGCTGGCAGTGCAGGCGAAGCTGCTGCGCGCGTTGGAGACGCGCGAGGTGCTCCCCCTGGGCGCCTTGAAGGCGAAGAAGGTGGAGATCCTGGTCTGCTCGGCGAGCAACAAGGATCTGCGGGCGCTCGTCTCCTCGGGGAAGCTCCGGGAGGACCTGTACTTCCGCATCGGCCGGCCCCAGGTGACGCTGCCCCCGCTGCGGCAGCGTCCCGAGGAGCTGCCCCTGCTGCTCCAGCGCGCCGTGCAGCAGATCTCTCCGCAGCTGGGGCTCCATGTGACGCTGGTGGAGGCCTGCCTGCTGCGGCCCTGGCCGGGCAACGTCCGCGAGCTGCTGGTAGAGGCGCGCACCGCCGCCCAGGCGGCCCTCATGCACGGCGCCACGCGCGTCGAGGCTCGCCACTTGAGCCAGAGCGCGGGCACGGCCTTTGGCCCCGCGGCCGTGGCTCCCGCACCGAGCTCCGAAGAGCGGCGAGCGCCTCGCGAGGAGACGTCCCGAGCGAAGCCCGTGGCCCCGGAGGAGAAGGCCCGCATCGAGGAGGCCTTGCGGCAGAACGGCGGCAACGTGGCGGCGACGGCGCGCGCGCTGGGGATGCACCGCACTCAGCTCCGGCGGCTGCTGGAGCGCCATGCGATCTCCGCTTCTGCGGGAGGCGATTCCGACGAGGGATGA
- a CDS encoding serine/threonine-protein kinase, whose translation MPDPGDAAPALEPTLVRATPAAEQENLATLPGTDGASAPPPQAGVTSGPAFPVSGWERYEFLELLGRGGMGEVYKARDKRLGRTVALKFILGSDPELVMRFLQEARAQARIDHPNICKVYEVGEVQGKAYIAMQLVEGQRLDRAASTLSQAEKVRILQEVATAIHEAHRQGVVHRDLKPTNIAVERTESGRWFPVVMDFGLAYDASHGHGLTLSGALLGTPAYMAPEQARGELSSIDRRSDVYSLGATLYELLVGTAPFTASTLAGTLDKVLNEEPPSLHSRMPQIDRDLEIIVLKCLSKEPHQRYVSARALSEDLARYLDGETILGRRPSLQYRLRRVSRKHRALVAVSGLSLAIILVLATFGVRAWLEARNTRQQSEERARLAEKLGQEVKEIEWFMRLASALPLHDTRREQELVRERMHRIAALLPGLGATGEALIHYALGRGHLALHELDKAHEELLLARKQGLDSPELHYALGRVLGELYHRALEHARRSGNQEWLAARQRELEEKYLQPALQSLERSQGVELESPRYLEGLIAFYRRQYDVALRAAAQASTEAPWMHEAWKLAGDVTRVRTVEQPGLSYETARAGLLEAASFYDNAISLGGSAPVNYEALAEVWLRQSELDEKQGKPQEQALERALAASEKSIQAAPQRSVGYTQKAYVLMRRYWVAVHQPKDQDVSALLMEWIATGRRAVELDPGDVSAYDALGIGYLKRGGYEARNGRDPVPSFREAIAQLSRALQLQPNHPWALNDLGAAYLAQGRYQGEHGQDPRESYQEALRRFEQAERADPTYLYPLANQTTAYYELAEYSVLRGFNPEADVQRALKAAEQGLALDAGYYWILNSAAGAELVLANHLLQTGRDPRPALEGARRHLERSLSINPAHARTHLYQAMGFSLEARHALRERLDPGTALSLGRQSIERALGHDAGCAECRIESARLGLLEVAWAQQKGSASADLLQRALSEAQRAVELFSSYYETHLVLARVHWLLAESSDPGVARASIVEGLKHVELALQIDPTLAQAYALRGALLLVQARKADQEAERRELLPQARAALARAVELNPLVRGEYEELLREAQESLVEEHP comes from the coding sequence ATGCCGGATCCTGGTGATGCAGCGCCGGCCCTCGAACCAACCCTCGTTCGAGCGACGCCCGCTGCCGAGCAAGAGAACCTCGCCACGCTGCCCGGGACGGATGGGGCCAGCGCGCCTCCCCCTCAGGCCGGGGTCACCTCAGGCCCGGCGTTCCCGGTCTCCGGGTGGGAGCGCTACGAGTTCCTCGAGCTGCTGGGGCGCGGCGGCATGGGCGAGGTCTACAAGGCTCGCGACAAGCGCCTGGGCCGCACCGTGGCCCTCAAGTTCATCCTCGGCTCGGATCCCGAGCTGGTCATGCGCTTCCTCCAGGAGGCACGCGCCCAGGCCCGCATCGATCACCCCAACATCTGCAAGGTGTACGAGGTCGGCGAAGTTCAAGGGAAGGCGTACATCGCCATGCAGCTGGTGGAGGGCCAGCGGCTGGATCGGGCCGCCTCCACGCTGTCGCAGGCCGAGAAGGTCCGGATCCTCCAGGAAGTGGCCACCGCCATCCACGAGGCCCACCGTCAGGGCGTCGTCCACCGGGACCTGAAGCCGACCAACATCGCCGTCGAGCGCACCGAGAGCGGGCGCTGGTTCCCCGTCGTCATGGACTTTGGCCTGGCCTACGACGCCAGCCACGGTCACGGGCTCACCCTGTCCGGCGCGCTGCTGGGCACCCCCGCGTACATGGCGCCGGAGCAGGCGCGAGGCGAGCTGTCCAGCATCGATCGCCGCTCGGATGTCTACAGCCTGGGGGCCACGCTCTATGAGCTGCTGGTGGGCACGGCTCCCTTCACCGCTTCGACGCTGGCCGGCACCCTGGACAAGGTGCTCAACGAGGAGCCTCCGTCGCTGCACTCGCGCATGCCCCAGATCGATCGCGATCTGGAGATCATCGTCCTCAAGTGCCTCAGCAAGGAGCCTCACCAGCGCTACGTGTCCGCTCGCGCGCTGTCCGAGGATCTCGCGCGGTACCTGGACGGAGAGACGATCCTCGGGCGGCGGCCGAGCCTGCAGTACCGGCTGAGGAGGGTGTCGCGCAAGCACCGCGCCCTGGTGGCCGTCTCGGGGCTGTCCCTGGCCATCATCCTGGTGCTGGCCACCTTCGGCGTGCGGGCGTGGCTGGAGGCCCGGAACACCCGGCAACAGTCCGAGGAGCGCGCCCGGCTGGCCGAGAAGCTCGGGCAGGAGGTGAAGGAGATCGAGTGGTTCATGCGCCTGGCCTCCGCGCTCCCCCTGCATGACACTCGCCGCGAGCAGGAGCTCGTTCGCGAGCGCATGCACCGGATCGCAGCCCTGCTGCCGGGGCTGGGAGCCACGGGCGAGGCGCTCATCCACTACGCACTGGGGCGTGGCCACCTGGCGCTGCACGAGCTGGACAAGGCTCACGAGGAGCTGCTGCTCGCCCGGAAGCAGGGGCTCGACTCGCCCGAGCTGCACTACGCCCTGGGCCGGGTGCTCGGAGAGCTGTACCACCGCGCTCTGGAGCATGCGCGGCGCAGCGGCAACCAGGAGTGGCTGGCCGCGCGGCAGCGGGAGCTCGAGGAGAAGTACCTCCAGCCCGCGCTCCAGTCGCTCGAGCGCAGCCAGGGCGTCGAGCTGGAGTCGCCGCGCTACCTGGAGGGGCTCATCGCCTTCTACCGCCGCCAGTATGACGTGGCGCTCCGGGCCGCGGCCCAGGCCTCCACCGAAGCGCCCTGGATGCACGAGGCCTGGAAGCTCGCGGGGGATGTGACACGGGTGCGGACGGTGGAGCAGCCCGGGCTCAGCTACGAGACGGCCAGGGCCGGGCTGCTGGAGGCCGCCAGCTTCTACGACAATGCCATCTCGCTGGGCGGCAGCGCTCCGGTGAACTACGAGGCCCTGGCCGAGGTGTGGCTGCGCCAATCCGAGCTCGACGAGAAGCAGGGCAAGCCGCAAGAGCAGGCCCTGGAGCGGGCGCTGGCGGCCAGCGAGAAGAGCATCCAGGCCGCGCCGCAGCGCTCGGTGGGCTACACCCAGAAAGCCTATGTGCTGATGCGCCGGTACTGGGTGGCGGTCCATCAACCCAAGGATCAGGATGTCAGCGCTCTGCTCATGGAGTGGATCGCCACGGGCCGGCGCGCCGTGGAGCTGGACCCGGGGGACGTGTCCGCCTACGACGCGCTGGGCATCGGCTACCTCAAGCGCGGCGGCTACGAGGCTCGCAACGGCCGGGATCCCGTCCCCTCGTTCCGCGAGGCCATTGCCCAGCTGTCCCGGGCGCTCCAGCTCCAGCCCAACCACCCGTGGGCGCTCAATGATCTGGGGGCGGCGTACCTGGCTCAGGGCCGCTACCAGGGCGAGCACGGCCAGGATCCCCGCGAGTCCTACCAGGAGGCGCTCCGCCGCTTCGAGCAGGCGGAGCGAGCCGATCCGACCTACCTCTACCCCCTCGCAAACCAGACCACCGCGTACTACGAGCTGGCGGAGTACTCCGTCCTGCGAGGGTTCAACCCCGAGGCCGATGTCCAGCGAGCACTCAAGGCCGCGGAGCAGGGCCTCGCGCTGGATGCCGGGTATTACTGGATCCTGAACTCCGCCGCCGGGGCGGAGCTGGTGCTCGCCAACCACCTCCTCCAGACCGGCCGGGATCCGCGTCCGGCGCTCGAGGGCGCGCGCCGGCACCTCGAGCGCTCCTTGAGCATCAATCCGGCCCATGCGCGCACGCACCTCTACCAAGCCATGGGCTTCTCCCTGGAGGCCCGGCACGCGCTCCGGGAGCGGCTCGATCCGGGCACCGCGCTGAGCCTGGGTCGGCAGTCCATCGAGCGCGCGCTCGGGCATGACGCCGGGTGCGCCGAGTGCCGGATCGAGTCCGCGCGGCTCGGGCTGCTGGAGGTAGCGTGGGCCCAGCAGAAGGGGAGCGCCAGCGCAGACCTTCTCCAGCGAGCGCTCTCCGAGGCGCAGCGCGCCGTGGAGCTGTTCTCCTCCTACTACGAGACACACCTGGTGCTGGCCCGCGTCCACTGGCTGCTGGCAGAGAGCTCGGACCCTGGCGTGGCGCGCGCCTCCATCGTGGAGGGACTGAAACACGTGGAGCTGGCGCTCCAGATCGATCCCACCCTGGCACAGGCCTACGCTCTACGGGGGGCCCTGCTGCTGGTCCAGGCGCGCAAGGCGGACCAGGAGGCCGAGCGCCGCGAGCTTCTGCCTCAGGCCCGAGCCGCGCTCGCTCGGGCCGTCGAGCTCAATCCGCTGGTGCGCGGGGAGTACGAAGAACTCCTCCGAGAGGCCCAGGAGTCGCTCGTCGAGGAGCATCCGTAG
- a CDS encoding ADYC domain-containing protein, with translation MNPTTDRPSLKPVMSWVSTAAMSLLALTLTVGCGEPLEAEAEAEALGQQEAPMGRLDTGCTSGNCSDPTNGQGIYIAKGFGYCIWLHRDIYFCPEYFSQSQSGPQLTGQTVNSKGESLTQAVTFPVAGRRLGLPVDVLRIGLNAQDLVIAYKDASGYYELSGTDLGNLELDLQNSTLGAFSLRFRPAALDKGVMLYEAEYIRASMSAWAPTCQDSAGKVAFIPERRVDPVTAKVAKDTDSGVVTMACRTGAIATCMVWGYRPHEVSDPERQSMADTAYATCLQAKRAAYFVQSGDYASYTTEGTHIALQDLYGIMNVSMPGVEAVWGPEGARCFSESYRRIPNPGAVLPALPTVIPVPACDQRLHTAAQSGTLQSELREDAPLATGPYVP, from the coding sequence ATGAACCCCACCACCGACCGACCGTCCCTGAAGCCAGTGATGTCTTGGGTGAGCACCGCCGCGATGAGCCTGCTGGCACTCACGCTGACAGTGGGTTGCGGCGAGCCGCTGGAGGCTGAGGCGGAGGCCGAGGCCCTGGGCCAGCAGGAAGCTCCGATGGGCCGCCTGGATACCGGCTGCACCAGCGGCAACTGCTCGGATCCCACCAACGGCCAGGGCATCTACATCGCCAAGGGCTTCGGGTACTGCATCTGGCTCCACCGCGATATCTACTTCTGCCCCGAGTACTTCTCGCAGTCCCAGAGCGGGCCCCAGCTCACGGGGCAGACCGTCAACTCCAAGGGGGAGTCGCTCACCCAGGCGGTGACGTTCCCGGTGGCGGGCCGGCGGCTGGGGCTGCCCGTGGATGTGCTCCGCATCGGACTGAACGCCCAGGATCTGGTCATCGCTTATAAGGATGCCAGCGGCTACTACGAGCTGTCCGGGACCGATCTGGGGAACCTGGAGCTCGATCTCCAGAACTCCACCCTGGGCGCGTTCTCGCTGCGATTCCGCCCCGCGGCGCTGGACAAGGGCGTCATGCTGTACGAGGCCGAGTACATCCGCGCGTCGATGTCGGCGTGGGCGCCTACGTGCCAGGATAGTGCCGGGAAGGTGGCCTTCATTCCGGAGCGCAGGGTCGACCCGGTGACCGCCAAGGTGGCGAAGGACACGGATTCGGGGGTGGTCACCATGGCCTGCCGCACGGGCGCCATCGCGACGTGCATGGTCTGGGGGTACCGGCCGCACGAGGTGTCGGATCCGGAGCGGCAGTCCATGGCCGACACCGCCTATGCGACCTGCCTGCAGGCCAAGCGCGCCGCGTACTTCGTCCAATCGGGGGATTACGCCAGCTACACGACGGAGGGCACCCATATCGCGTTGCAGGACTTGTACGGGATCATGAACGTCTCGATGCCCGGAGTGGAGGCCGTGTGGGGCCCCGAGGGCGCTCGCTGCTTCAGCGAGTCGTACCGCCGCATCCCGAACCCGGGCGCGGTGCTGCCAGCGCTTCCCACTGTGATCCCGGTGCCGGCCTGTGATCAGCGGCTCCACACCGCGGCCCAGTCCGGAACGCTGCAGTCCGAGCTCCGGGAGGATGCGCCGCTGGCCACCGGGCCATATGTTCCCTGA
- a CDS encoding serine/threonine-protein kinase PknK — translation MVSASPPSETIAPGTVIAGRFALQRLAGQGGVGLVYQARDTQTGGTVALKLLHTIADPESARRFVREAEFLAGLHHPGIVSYVAHGLTEEHQPFLAMEWLEGEDVARRLARQPLALSETLGLLRRVAEVLAITHARGIIHRDIKPSNLFLRGGRAEDVVLLDFGLARVSAASQALTGSAMVVGTPGYMAPEQASSNPELTPGADIFSLGCVLYECLCGHPPFRAPHIAAVLAKILFADPPSLHTFRVELPISLQVLVDQMLAKAPEKRLKDGQELLRTLEKLEMMPELPPPDWQGSAPAMSRLTNTEQHLVSVVLATPTVSARETLTMTSDESHRMQQVLTSLKKELKSHQARAAVLADGSLLATFVLEHGTATDQAALAAHCALVVKERLPESFVALTTGLSLRSAPMPVGDVADRAGELLRQLEGISDPASAQVMLDETTAGLLGPRFQLDKDSSGRFLLRGEHLSGSFSLDESRPLLGRPTRCVGREQELSLLDLAFNTCMEDSTARALLVTAPAGTGKSRLRSEFLRRLEQRGYQMLALFGRGDPMNAGSAYGLLGQALRELCGVMDREPVEACREKLLQRLTRYLMPEQRKDTVEFLGELCEVPFPAEDSPKLRAAREDPRLMRLQVARALVAFLRAETSQGPLLLVLEDLHWSDAPTVKLVDEVLRELNECPLMVLALGRPEVKELFPGLWGQSLQEVPLRGLTPRASTQLAQEVLGRQVPEAVVARLVEQAAGNALFLEELIRGVAEGRGEETPGTVLAILQSRLQRLDPGLRRVLRAASIFGRTFWTGGVQALLEGEFSTDELERSLRHLIVLELVQPQQESRFSGESEYRFRHALARDAAYGLVPDDLKPLGHRLAGTWLEQAGEPEPLVLARHYQLGHERAKAVQFSTRAGERLFERHDLKAAQQCLESALACAPEGADLLPLRALEAAIAFWREDFERSFTAGSEILPRLTAGSAPWSRVISGLLLASAQSGRHGEVARLGQQLLDTAPDAHAGPLYVAAACFLAAMNTWSGQKAGAASVLDRIQAVSAGFATPSRVAQAWTESAQGYFDHFLSNRPWQALVHSRESERTFREVGSDLNETAAQALMGLTLEAMGEAGSGIEVLRKALAVCQQGEHRYAAAGSRMHLVLVLSGSAEPGHQEEAGSLARQILETEKPNLLHQGVAHVALSKVALAQGDLTVAEGQARRACDLLAVLMPFHLLASRSLCMTLLAQGHVQEARAVAERGVLVLEKLGGEGSGAVGTWLSLVEACLAQGETAAAEKALRKAQQSLAVRARDIPDPVALERFLSQVPENARTREWVRQRWGTDWDGAHARVP, via the coding sequence ATGGTGAGTGCCTCTCCCCCGAGCGAAACGATTGCCCCTGGAACGGTCATCGCGGGCCGTTTCGCCCTGCAGCGTCTGGCGGGCCAGGGAGGCGTCGGTCTCGTCTACCAGGCTCGGGACACGCAGACGGGCGGCACCGTAGCGCTCAAGCTGCTGCACACCATCGCGGATCCCGAGTCCGCCCGCCGCTTCGTCCGCGAGGCGGAGTTTCTCGCCGGGCTCCACCACCCCGGCATCGTCTCGTATGTGGCCCATGGCCTGACGGAGGAGCACCAGCCCTTCCTCGCCATGGAGTGGCTGGAGGGAGAGGATGTGGCGCGGAGGCTGGCGCGCCAGCCCCTGGCGCTCTCGGAGACGCTGGGGCTGTTGCGCCGCGTGGCCGAGGTGCTCGCCATCACCCACGCGCGCGGCATCATCCACCGGGACATCAAGCCCTCGAATCTGTTCCTGCGCGGAGGGCGGGCCGAGGATGTGGTGCTGCTGGACTTCGGCCTGGCGCGCGTGTCGGCGGCCTCTCAGGCGTTGACGGGCAGCGCCATGGTGGTGGGCACTCCCGGCTACATGGCCCCCGAGCAGGCCTCCAGCAACCCGGAGCTCACGCCGGGCGCGGACATCTTCTCGCTGGGCTGCGTGCTCTACGAGTGTCTCTGCGGGCACCCACCCTTCCGGGCTCCGCACATCGCGGCGGTGTTGGCCAAGATTCTTTTTGCCGATCCGCCCTCGCTCCACACCTTCCGTGTCGAGCTGCCCATCTCGCTCCAGGTGCTGGTGGATCAGATGCTGGCCAAGGCGCCGGAGAAGCGGCTCAAGGACGGCCAGGAGCTACTGCGGACGCTCGAGAAGCTCGAGATGATGCCCGAGCTGCCACCGCCGGACTGGCAGGGCTCCGCCCCCGCGATGTCGCGCCTGACGAACACCGAGCAGCACCTGGTCAGCGTGGTGCTCGCCACACCCACGGTGTCCGCGCGCGAGACGCTCACGATGACCTCGGACGAGTCCCATCGGATGCAGCAGGTGCTGACCTCGCTGAAGAAGGAGCTGAAGAGCCATCAGGCGCGGGCGGCGGTCCTGGCGGATGGCTCGCTGCTGGCGACCTTCGTGCTGGAGCACGGCACGGCCACGGATCAGGCCGCCCTGGCCGCCCACTGCGCCCTGGTCGTGAAGGAGCGCTTGCCCGAGAGCTTCGTGGCGCTCACCACGGGACTGAGCCTGCGCAGCGCCCCCATGCCCGTGGGCGATGTGGCGGATCGCGCCGGGGAGCTGCTGCGCCAACTGGAGGGCATCTCGGACCCGGCCTCGGCCCAGGTGATGCTGGACGAGACGACGGCCGGGCTGTTGGGGCCGCGCTTTCAGCTCGACAAGGACAGCTCGGGCCGGTTCCTGCTGCGGGGCGAGCACCTGAGCGGCAGCTTCAGCCTGGACGAGTCCCGCCCGCTGCTGGGCCGCCCCACCCGTTGCGTGGGCCGCGAGCAGGAGCTCTCCCTGTTGGATCTGGCCTTCAACACGTGCATGGAGGACTCCACCGCGCGTGCGCTGCTGGTGACCGCGCCTGCCGGGACGGGCAAGTCCCGCCTGCGCTCGGAGTTCCTCCGCCGCCTGGAGCAGCGGGGCTATCAGATGCTCGCCCTGTTCGGGCGGGGGGATCCGATGAACGCGGGCTCCGCCTACGGGCTGCTGGGCCAGGCGTTGCGTGAGCTCTGCGGGGTCATGGATCGCGAGCCGGTGGAGGCCTGCCGCGAGAAGCTGCTCCAGCGGCTCACCCGGTACCTGATGCCCGAGCAGCGCAAGGACACCGTGGAGTTCCTGGGCGAGCTCTGCGAGGTCCCCTTCCCCGCCGAGGACAGCCCCAAGCTGCGCGCGGCGCGCGAGGACCCGCGGCTGATGCGCCTCCAGGTGGCGCGGGCCCTGGTGGCGTTCCTGCGGGCGGAGACGTCGCAGGGGCCGTTGCTCCTGGTGCTGGAGGATCTGCACTGGAGCGACGCGCCCACGGTGAAGCTGGTGGACGAGGTGCTGCGCGAGCTGAACGAGTGTCCGCTGATGGTGCTGGCGCTGGGGCGGCCGGAGGTGAAGGAGCTCTTCCCGGGGCTGTGGGGACAGAGCCTGCAGGAGGTGCCGCTGCGAGGGCTGACACCGCGGGCCAGCACTCAGTTGGCGCAAGAAGTGCTGGGGCGCCAGGTACCCGAGGCCGTCGTGGCCCGGCTGGTGGAGCAGGCCGCTGGCAACGCCCTCTTCCTGGAGGAGCTGATCCGAGGCGTGGCCGAGGGACGCGGCGAGGAGACACCGGGCACGGTGCTGGCGATCCTCCAATCCCGCCTGCAGCGGCTGGATCCGGGCCTGCGGCGTGTGCTGAGGGCGGCCAGCATCTTCGGAAGGACGTTCTGGACGGGCGGCGTGCAGGCCCTGCTGGAGGGCGAGTTCTCCACTGACGAGCTGGAGCGCAGCCTGCGGCACCTGATCGTGCTCGAGCTGGTGCAGCCCCAGCAGGAGAGCCGCTTCTCCGGGGAGTCGGAGTACCGCTTCCGGCACGCGCTGGCGCGGGATGCGGCATACGGGCTGGTGCCGGATGATCTCAAGCCGCTGGGGCATCGGCTGGCGGGCACGTGGCTGGAGCAGGCCGGCGAGCCGGAGCCCCTGGTGCTGGCGCGGCACTACCAGCTGGGCCACGAGCGGGCCAAGGCCGTGCAGTTCTCCACCCGTGCGGGCGAGCGGCTCTTCGAGCGGCATGACCTGAAGGCCGCGCAGCAGTGCCTGGAGTCCGCGCTGGCCTGTGCGCCGGAGGGCGCGGACCTGCTGCCGCTGCGGGCCCTGGAGGCGGCAATCGCCTTCTGGCGGGAGGACTTCGAGCGCTCGTTCACCGCGGGCAGCGAGATCCTGCCCCGGCTGACGGCGGGCAGTGCGCCGTGGAGCCGGGTGATCAGCGGCCTGCTGCTGGCGAGTGCGCAGAGCGGTCGGCACGGAGAGGTGGCGCGGCTGGGCCAGCAGCTCTTGGACACGGCACCGGATGCCCACGCGGGTCCTCTCTATGTCGCGGCGGCGTGCTTCCTGGCCGCGATGAATACCTGGAGCGGCCAGAAGGCGGGGGCGGCCTCTGTGCTGGATCGCATCCAGGCCGTGTCCGCCGGCTTCGCGACGCCCAGCCGGGTGGCGCAGGCGTGGACGGAATCGGCGCAGGGCTACTTCGATCACTTCCTGTCGAACCGGCCCTGGCAGGCCCTGGTGCACTCGCGGGAGTCGGAGCGGACGTTCCGCGAGGTGGGCTCGGATCTCAACGAGACGGCGGCCCAGGCCCTCATGGGGCTGACGCTGGAGGCCATGGGTGAGGCGGGGTCCGGCATTGAGGTGCTGCGCAAGGCGCTCGCGGTCTGCCAGCAAGGGGAGCACCGGTATGCCGCGGCGGGGTCTCGCATGCACCTGGTGCTGGTGCTGTCGGGCAGCGCCGAGCCTGGGCACCAGGAGGAGGCGGGGTCTCTCGCGCGCCAGATCCTGGAGACGGAGAAGCCCAACCTGCTGCACCAGGGCGTCGCGCACGTCGCGCTGTCGAAGGTGGCTCTGGCCCAGGGCGATCTGACGGTGGCGGAGGGCCAGGCTCGCCGGGCGTGCGATCTGCTGGCGGTGCTCATGCCCTTCCACCTGCTCGCGAGCCGGAGCCTGTGCATGACGTTGCTGGCACAGGGGCACGTCCAGGAGGCGCGGGCGGTGGCGGAGCGAGGCGTCCTTGTGCTGGAGAAGCTGGGGGGAGAGGGCTCTGGGGCCGTGGGGACATGGCTGTCGCTCGTGGAGGCGTGCTTGGCGCAGGGGGAGACGGCGGCGGCGGAGAAGGCCTTGCGCAAGGCGCAACAAAGCCTGGCGGTGCGCGCGAGGGACATCCCGGATCCGGTGGCCCTCGAGCGCTTCCTGAGCCAGGTGCCCGAGAACGCCCGCACGCGGGAATGGGTGCGTCAGCGCTGGGGCACGGATTGGGATGGTGCCCATGCCCGAGTTCCATGA